A genomic window from Etheostoma spectabile isolate EspeVRDwgs_2016 chromosome 13, UIUC_Espe_1.0, whole genome shotgun sequence includes:
- the slc37a2 gene encoding glucose-6-phosphate exchanger SLC37A2 isoform X1, with product MKSSLAPGIRFTTSFSRDSWYRGFILFLTFLFYTAYHLSRKPISIVKSELHRNCSTVIRPAGFNVTDNATWCDWAPFDRDNYKTLFGVLDNSFLVAYAIGMFFSGMFGERLPLRYYLSFGMLGSGLFTCLFGLGFFWNIHSLGYYAFIQVMNGLMQTTGWPAVVACVGNWFGKGKRGFIMGVWNSHTSVGNILGSLIAGAFVSSAWGMSFIVPGLIIASTGILCFFFLVEKPEDVNCTPPQHHSEQESSEKEPLLQNSSHVDRMGNGSITTEPADVVAVEEHPEAISFCGALSIPGVVEFSLCLLFAKLVSYTFLYWLPLYISNVAHFEAKQAGDMSTLFDVGGIVGGIAAGLVSDYTGGRATTCCVMLIAAAPMLFLYNYIGQRNIGTTVGMLLLCGGLVNGPYALITTAVSADLGTHESLRGNSRALSTVTAIIDGTGSIGAAVGPLLAGLISPTGWNNVFYMLISADILACLFLTRLVFKEAQGWCGRTPRARGFKEI from the exons atgaagtcgTCCCTGGCTCCTGGCATACGATTTACCACGTCTTTTTCTCGAGATAGCTG GTATCGCGGCTTCATTCTTTTCCTCACCTTCCTCTTCTACACGGCCTACCATCTGTCACGGAAACCTATCAGCATTGTTAAG AGTGAGCTTCACAGAAACTGTTCCACAGTCATTCGGCCCGCAGGCTTTAACGTAACCGATAATGCTACATGGTGTGACTGGGCACCCTTTG ACCGGGACAACTATAAGACGCTGTTTGGGGTCTTGGATAACTCCTTCCTGGTTGCCTATGCCATCGGCATGTTTTTCAG TGGGATGTTTGGAGAGCGCCTCCCTCTGCGTTACTACCTGAGTTTTGGTATGCTAGGGAGTGGATTGTTCACGTGTCTGTTCGGCCTCGGCTTCTTCTGGAACATCCACTCATTAGGCTACTACGCCTTCATCCAG GTCATGAACGGGCTCATGCAGACCACCGGTTGGCCTGCAGTGGTGGCATGTGTCGGCAACTGGTTTGGAAAGGGGAA GCGAGGGTTCATCATGGGTGTCTGGAACTCCCACACCTCAGTGGGGAACATCTTGGGCTCCCTTATCGCCGGAGCCTTCGTGTCCTCGGCGTGGGGAATGTCCTTCATCGTCCCTGGACTCATCATCGCCTCCACTGGGATCCTGTGCTTCTTCTTCCTGGTTGAGA aACCCGAAGACGTCAACTGCACTCCTCCTCAGCACCAT AGTGAACAGGAGAGCAGCGAGAAGGAGCCCCTCCTGCAGAACTCGTCCCATGTTGACCGAATGGGCAACGGCTCCATCACCACTGAGCCTGCAGACGTCGTTGCTGTGGAGGAGCACCCTGAGGCCATCAGCTTCTGTGGAGCTCTCAGTATACCT GGAGTGGTGGAgttctctctctgcctgctgTTCGCCAAGCTGGTCAGCTACACTTTCCTCTACTGGCTTCCTCTCTACATCTCAAATGTTG CCCATTTTGAGGCAAAACAGGCGGGAGACATGTCGACGCTGTTTGATGTAGGAGGAATTGTGG GAGGCATCGCGGCGGGCCTTGTGTCTGACTACACAGGTGGGAGAGCGACAACCTGCTGCGTCATGTTGATTGCTGCTGCCCCAATG CTTTTCCTCTATAATTACATCGGACAAAGGAACATTGGTACCACAGTCG GCATGCTGCTGTTGTGTGGAGGCCTGGTGAACGGACCGTACGCCCTCATCACTACTGCTGTATCTGCTGACCTG GGAACACACGAGAGTCTGAGAGGAAACTCCAGGGCGTTGTCAACGGTGACAGCAATTATTGACGGCACTGGTTCAATAG GCGCTGCGGTGGGTCCTCTGTTGGCCGGTTTGATCTCTCCCACCGGATGGAACAACGTCTTCTACATGCTCATCTCTGCTGACATCTTGGCCTGCCTG TTTTTGACCAGGCTCGTTTTCAAAGAAGCTCAGGGTTGGTGTGGACGTACCCCCCGAGCCAGAGG GTTCAAAGAAATCTGA
- the slc37a2 gene encoding glucose-6-phosphate exchanger SLC37A2 isoform X2: MFFSGMFGERLPLRYYLSFGMLGSGLFTCLFGLGFFWNIHSLGYYAFIQVMNGLMQTTGWPAVVACVGNWFGKGKRGFIMGVWNSHTSVGNILGSLIAGAFVSSAWGMSFIVPGLIIASTGILCFFFLVEKPEDVNCTPPQHHSEQESSEKEPLLQNSSHVDRMGNGSITTEPADVVAVEEHPEAISFCGALSIPGVVEFSLCLLFAKLVSYTFLYWLPLYISNVAHFEAKQAGDMSTLFDVGGIVGGIAAGLVSDYTGGRATTCCVMLIAAAPMLFLYNYIGQRNIGTTVGMLLLCGGLVNGPYALITTAVSADLGTHESLRGNSRALSTVTAIIDGTGSIGAAVGPLLAGLISPTGWNNVFYMLISADILACLFLTRLVFKEAQGWCGRTPRARGFKEI; the protein is encoded by the exons ATGTTTTTCAG TGGGATGTTTGGAGAGCGCCTCCCTCTGCGTTACTACCTGAGTTTTGGTATGCTAGGGAGTGGATTGTTCACGTGTCTGTTCGGCCTCGGCTTCTTCTGGAACATCCACTCATTAGGCTACTACGCCTTCATCCAG GTCATGAACGGGCTCATGCAGACCACCGGTTGGCCTGCAGTGGTGGCATGTGTCGGCAACTGGTTTGGAAAGGGGAA GCGAGGGTTCATCATGGGTGTCTGGAACTCCCACACCTCAGTGGGGAACATCTTGGGCTCCCTTATCGCCGGAGCCTTCGTGTCCTCGGCGTGGGGAATGTCCTTCATCGTCCCTGGACTCATCATCGCCTCCACTGGGATCCTGTGCTTCTTCTTCCTGGTTGAGA aACCCGAAGACGTCAACTGCACTCCTCCTCAGCACCAT AGTGAACAGGAGAGCAGCGAGAAGGAGCCCCTCCTGCAGAACTCGTCCCATGTTGACCGAATGGGCAACGGCTCCATCACCACTGAGCCTGCAGACGTCGTTGCTGTGGAGGAGCACCCTGAGGCCATCAGCTTCTGTGGAGCTCTCAGTATACCT GGAGTGGTGGAgttctctctctgcctgctgTTCGCCAAGCTGGTCAGCTACACTTTCCTCTACTGGCTTCCTCTCTACATCTCAAATGTTG CCCATTTTGAGGCAAAACAGGCGGGAGACATGTCGACGCTGTTTGATGTAGGAGGAATTGTGG GAGGCATCGCGGCGGGCCTTGTGTCTGACTACACAGGTGGGAGAGCGACAACCTGCTGCGTCATGTTGATTGCTGCTGCCCCAATG CTTTTCCTCTATAATTACATCGGACAAAGGAACATTGGTACCACAGTCG GCATGCTGCTGTTGTGTGGAGGCCTGGTGAACGGACCGTACGCCCTCATCACTACTGCTGTATCTGCTGACCTG GGAACACACGAGAGTCTGAGAGGAAACTCCAGGGCGTTGTCAACGGTGACAGCAATTATTGACGGCACTGGTTCAATAG GCGCTGCGGTGGGTCCTCTGTTGGCCGGTTTGATCTCTCCCACCGGATGGAACAACGTCTTCTACATGCTCATCTCTGCTGACATCTTGGCCTGCCTG TTTTTGACCAGGCTCGTTTTCAAAGAAGCTCAGGGTTGGTGTGGACGTACCCCCCGAGCCAGAGG GTTCAAAGAAATCTGA